The Aspergillus nidulans FGSC A4 chromosome VIII genome contains the following window.
GTACAGTTTTGAGTTCCCAATCGACGGTTCCCTTCCAGAGACGATCAAGACGGAACTCGGCTTTGTGAGGTATGATCTGGAAGCCATCGTGGAGCGTTCCGGCGCTTTCCGGCCAAACCTGCTGGGCACCCTGGAAGTGCCCGTCATCCGCACACCGGCAGAAGGCTCGCTAGAGCAAGTCGAACCGATTGCCATTTCGCGGAACTGGGAGGACCAGCTGCACTATGATATTGTGATTTCGGGGAAATCCTTTCCGCTTGGGTCTCAGATTCCGATAGCTTTCAAGCTTACTCCTCTAGCAAAGGTTGAGTGCCACCGGATCAAGGTCTTTGTGACGGAAAACATTCAGCACTGGACTGCCGACAAGAGTGTACACAGATTTCAACCTGCAAAGAAGGTACTGCTTTTCGAGAAACGGGCCGACCAGGCAAGCACCAGCACGTATCCCGGTAGCTCAATGCGCGTTACGGCTGGTGGAGGCATCGAATGGGATCAACGCGCAGCTGCTGCGCGAGGGGAGGAAATTGTCGAACGGGGTCGAACCAACCTACTTGGAAACCTGAACAGTGAATCCGGGGTAGGACCGACTGAAATGGAATTCAGTGTTCAACTTCCGAGCTGCCACGAAATGAAGAATCGAGATGAGTCCCAGCGTTTGCATTTTGACACAACGTATGACAACATCCAGATCAACCATTGGATCAAGGTATGTCTGCATTCTATATGACCATTTATACGGTACTAACTGGATTCAGATCGTCCTTCGTCTGTCTAAGCAAGATGAACGTGATCCCGGGAAACGACGACACTTTGAAATCTCGATTGATTCGCccttccatcttctctcATGTAAAGCCACGCAAGCAAACATATACCTACCGGCGTATACAAACCCTGGATCGGAGCCTGCAAGTCCAGCACCACAGTTTGAATGTGGATGTGCGGGCGCTCCGCAAATCCGCCGGAATGGATCTCGCACTCCGTCCAGCTCTGACCGTGATGATCCACCGGCTCACGTTACTAGGAGCTTTACTAGTGGTTCTGGCGGTTTGGCCCGACCTCCAGCGGCGCATCTAGCTTCCGAGTCAGACGGACAAGTGACCGAACAGGTGCCTCGGCCGATGCACCTGCTCCGCGCCCCATCTTTTGCACCGCCCGCATTTGACGAGGTGCCTCCTCCGCCACCCCTCATCACACCTCCGCCAGAGTATACTAGTATAGTCGGAGACAACGACCGCGAAGCAGTGCTGCAAGACTACTTCTCGCGTCTCTCCACCTACGAAGAACATGTCGACGATGAGCGAGGCTCAGGACGAGTCGACGTGCCCTTAACACCTGGGGCGCGCGTCAACCGCAGTATGGACGTTCCGAGAGAATGGATCCGTCTAGATCAGACGGCGTGATTCCGAAGGAGTATATACACTTGACTACGACCTTAAACCGCCACGAAGTCACGAATTCACGATTTCTGTTTCCGTCAAAGCGCACGGAGAGTTGCCATACACTATTGTTATGCTACACTTTATGCTACACTTGTTATGCCACACGTTTCTTTTTGTGATTCCCTGGGTTGCATAGGTTTCATTGATTAAGGTTCGAAAATTAGGCGCAGGGGGGAGGCGGTTTGTTACTCAGCATTATATATAAATCTATCTCATCGAAGTATCAACCAATCTATAACTGTCCAGCTCGATCCAGCCCTCTAGCATTAAACATTCTTTATGGTCAAAATGTAGTGAAATGAGCCTGTCCTCAATTTTTCAACTGCCCCAACCCTTCCTCCGGCGAGATGAATCTCGTCCTGTACCCAATCGATATCCTATTACCCCCCAAACTCATCAGCACACTTTTGCCTTGAAATATAGGAAAGAAGGACTAACCCAGACTTGCTCTCGTCCGCAAAGTTCACATGATCCGGCTTAACAGTTTTCCGgaactcctcgtcctcccagAGTCTTGTAAACTGCCTAATATCATCCATAACAAACTGCACGATGTAGTCACAATCCGCTAGCTTCTCGGTCATATGCATCTGCTCGACGTGGGGTGTGAAGGTGGAGAATTGGTCGATCTGCACATATCCAGTCAATAATCCACTTCCCTTAAAGAGTTTTGGGAGGATATATGAAGTAGAAGTACCAGGCTATACTCCTTAACACCGTATTTCAGCAGGAAGGGTAGCGCAAGGGGTGCATGGTGGTTTGTTAAATACTCGTGCAAGGAGGACTCATCGAGACCAGGCTTGCGGAAGCCAGTTATTGTTAAGACCACTTCGGTGGGCATTCTGTACAGGTCAGGGTAGGTCTGCTATTCCTTGAGGCGGAAGTGGGCGATTGAATTGAAGTTACTGCACTTGAAGGGAAGGTGCAGTAGTAAGGGTTGAATATTGGCAGTTCAAGTCTCTATATATCTCGAAGTGATCTTTGGCTAGAATGCCGGATGCTACATAGGTCAAGCTAATGTTGCAGTATACTTAATCCGGACAGAGTATTGCTTTTTCGACGGAAACGTCTGACTAGTCTACTTTGAAACTTAGACAAATAAGCTGTATAATGAGAGTTCATGTTGTACAGCGCAGTTCTCGATCCTAATTTAAGGTTCAAGGTTGCATCCCTTGACTGCCCAGTCCATTCTCACTACCACCTGGGCAACCACTTCCACATCACCTACCTCACGATCGATCCATGGTTCAATTACTGACTGATTCCACAATGTTCACGCACACAGCCATCTTTACCCTCTCTTTTCTACTTACAgtctctttccttctgttTATATATCTCATCCACccgctcttcctctcccgcctctcAAAGCTCAACATACCCAATGCGCACTTCACCTCCCCGCTGTCCAGCTACTGGATTAACTCCATCCGGCATGCCGGATTA
Protein-coding sequences here:
- a CDS encoding EthD domain-containing protein (transcript_id=CADANIAT00001546) — protein: MPTEVVLTITGFRKPGLDESSLHEYLTNHHAPLALPFLLKYGVKEYSLIDQFSTFTPHVEQMHMTEKLADCDYIVQFVMDDIRQFTRLWEDEEFRKTVKPDHVNFADESKSGISIGYRTRFISPEEGLGQLKN
- a CDS encoding protein artB (transcript_id=CADANIAT00001545), encoding MTAAHVPQDLPGSDTAANLVAGQFPCETSEPVPLLSSLLHSRLHHRRSTTVTATVENTDFATQQFPKQAGLARRGSIFRKLAGPRENAKRFLRLGTAQSPAPPSQDRPMARPRRHRPVSEIILSPDDVNMLAAPSLHPGRMRSHSSSNSSVVASRGPSPGCVPDNASFPSLPNEKIVATGSGIAVGIALTEPVLFLQGYDQNDPTTKKSAILRGQLHLKISKSVKIKKISICFRGQAQTDWPDGIPPKKIHFHDKKDLVTHGVVYFNHGDTALMQNDYGAHIYKHAKPLSVVTGNKDSTTTITREVFSNSNSSTSLNGLTSREAKRLSLQSSNSRSFGKGDPPPAGPPQTQRNYRLFPVGDYLYSFEFPIDGSLPETIKTELGFVRYDLEAIVERSGAFRPNLLGTLEVPVIRTPAEGSLEQVEPIAISRNWEDQLHYDIVISGKSFPLGSQIPIAFKLTPLAKVECHRIKVFVTENIQHWTADKSVHRFQPAKKVLLFEKRADQASTSTYPGSSMRVTAGGGIEWDQRAAAARGEEIVERGRTNLLGNLNSESGVGPTEMEFSVQLPSCHEMKNRDESQRLHFDTTYDNIQINHWIKIVLRLSKQDERDPGKRRHFEISIDSPFHLLSCKATQANIYLPAYTNPGSEPASPAPQFECGCAGAPQIRRNGSRTPSSSDRDDPPAHVTRSFTSGSGGLARPPAAHLASESDGQVTEQVPRPMHLLRAPSFAPPAFDEVPPPPPLITPPPEYTSIVGDNDREAVLQDYFSRLSTYEEHVDDERGSGRVDVPLTPGARVNRSMDVPREWIRLDQTA